The following coding sequences are from one Oncorhynchus kisutch isolate 150728-3 unplaced genomic scaffold, Okis_V2 scaffold3955, whole genome shotgun sequence window:
- the LOC116372476 gene encoding histone H3-like centromeric protein CSE4: MARTKQTARKSTGGKAPRKQLATKAARKSAPATGGVKKPHRYRPGTVALREIRRYQKSTELLIRKLPFQRLVREIAQDFKTDLRFQSSAVMALQEASEAYLVGLFEDTNLCAIHAKRVTNKPKDIQLARRIRGERASAMARTKQTARKSTGGKAPRKQLATKAARKSAPATGGVKKPHRYRPGTVALREIRRYQKSTELLIRKLPFQRLVREIAQDFKTDLRFQSSAVMALQEASEAYLVGLFEDTNLCAIHAKRVTIMPKDIQLARRIRGERA, translated from the exons atggccagaaccaagcaaaccgctcgcaaatccaccggtggcaaagcacccaggaagcagctcgccaccaaggctgcgcgcaagagcgccccggccaccggcggcgtgaagaagcctcaccgttacaggcccggcaccgtggctcttagagagatccgtcgttaccagaagtccactgagctgctgatccgcaaactgcctttccagcgcctggtgcgagaaattgcccaggACTTTAAGACCGACCTGCGCTTCCAGAGTTCCGCAGTGATGGCCCTGCAGGAAGCAAGCGAGGCTTACCTGGTCGGCCTGTTCGAGGACACCAACCTGTGCGCCATCCACGCCAAGAGGGTGACCAACAAgcccaaggacatccagctggcccgtcgtattcgcggagagcgcgca agcgccatggccagaaccaagcaaaccgctcgcaaatccaccggtggcaaagcacccaggaagcagctcgccaccaaggctgcgcgcaagagcgccccggccaccggcggcgtgaagaagcctcaccgttacaggcccggcaccgtggctcttagagagatccgtcgttaccagaagtccactgagctgctgatccgcaaactgcctttccagcgcctggtgcgagaaattgcccaggactttaagaccgacctgcgcttccagagttccgcagtgatggccctgcaggaagcaagcgaggcttacctggtcggcctgttcgaggacaccaacctgtgcgccatccacgccaagagggtgaccatcatgcccaaggacatccagctggcccgtcgtattcgcggagagcgcgcataa
- the LOC116372479 gene encoding histone H3, protein MARTKQTARKSTGGKAPRKQLATKAARKSAPATGGVKKPHRYRPGTVALREIRRYQKSTELLIRKLPFQRLVREIAQDFKTDLRFQSSAVMALQEASEAYLVGLFEDTNLCAIHAKRVTIMPKDIQLARRIRGERA, encoded by the coding sequence atggccagaaccaagcaaaccgctcgcaaatccaccggtggcaaagcacccaggaagcagctcgccaccaaggctgcgcgcaagagcgccccggccaccggcggcgtgaagaagcctcaccgttacaggcccggcaccgtggctcttagagagatccgtcgttaccagaagtccactgagctgctgatccgcaaactgcctttccagcgcctggtgcgagaaattgcccaggactttaagaccgacctgcgcttccagagttccgcagtgatggccctgcaggaagcaagcgaggcttacctggtcggcctgttcgaggacaccaacctgtgcgccatccacgccaagagggtgaccatcatgcccaaggacatccagctggcccgtcgtattcgcggagagcgcgcataa